The Nitrosomonas sp. PY1 genomic sequence CACACCGCTGCTGCTGTTCTTGCTGAACGACTGGCGGACTCGGATATTGCAACGGTCGCAAAGTAAGCGAGAATTTATATCGGTATTGGTTAGCTGCATCTGCTTAACTTGGTTAATATTTGACGGCATTCCGATTATTAATCAACTTATGCTGCCGCTTACTTTTCTGGTATTTCCTCCCTTGATATGGGCGGGTTTGCGCTTGAGTGCTTTAGAAACTTTCGTAGTAGTTCTGGCAATTGCTTCGATTGCCATCATCGGAACGGCAGAAGGAGTTGGTCCCTTTTCCAGAGAAGATTTCCAACTGAGTCAATTAATTCTGTGCACTTTTATCGCCACGATTACATTCATCGCCTTTATGATGATCGGTATCCAAGCAAACCAGCGCAAGGTTAAACGACAATTGCACACAAGCGAATCACGTCTTCGGTTGGCTTTAGAAGCGGCTAATCAGGGTCTTTATGACCTTAATGTGCGAACCGGAAAGGCAATCGTCAGTCCAGAGTACGCCAGAATGCTCGGGTACAATCCGCAATCATTTATAGAAACCAGCGACAACTGGTTTAATCGTATATATCCCGGAGACCGAAGGACTGTTTGTCAGATCTATAGCAAATACATCAGCGGCTTACGTAAAGACTATCAAGTCGAATTCAGACAACTCACGCAGCAAGGTAAGTGGAAGTGGATTCTATCGTTAGGCAAAGTAATTGAATGGGATTCTCATGGCCGTCCAGCTCGCATGCTGGGGACACATACCGATATCAGCGACCGAAAAACGAAAGAACTAGCTCTCCAGCAAAGCGAAGAAGAATTAAGGGTATCTGAACGTCATCAGCGGGAGTTACGGGTGCTGGCGGAACGGGAGCAAAGTCGTATGGACGCACTGCTTTCCGCCATGAGCATCGGCATTTTGTTTGAGGACAATCAACAGCGAGTGGAATATGTCAATCCGGCATTCTTACGAATGTGGGGTATCAGTGAGCACGAGAATTTATTGAACAAGCCGACCAGCACCATCCTCGAGTGTTCTAGAGAACGATTAACGTTCGATCACGCCTCTAAACATATGCTGAACGTACCGGATACACAGGAAATCAGCAAGCCCATCGAGTTGGAACTGAGTAACGGACAAACGCTTACACAGTTGTCTTATCCTGTCGCCGATATCGAAGGCCAAGTTATTGGACGGCTATGGCTGTACGAGAATATTACGCTAGAGCGGCAAACCGCACAGCAGCTACTATATCTGGCAGAGCGCGATCCGTTAACTGGTTTGTACAATCGTCATCGATTCCAAGAAGAATTGAATAATCTGATTGCCTCTTCATTTCGCAATCAGCAGAAGTTTGCACTGCTGTATTTTGATCTCGATGATTTCAAATATATTAATGATACTTTCGGACACCGGGCTGGTGATACCGTTCTGATTCGAGCAGTGGGAGTAATCTCCAGCATAATACGTCATATTGAAGTGTTCGCTCGTTTGGGAGGTGACGAATTCGCCATTCTGAGCCACCTGCAATCAGATGACGACTTGGACTCTCTTCCCTCGCGAATAGTAACGTCGGTCTCATCGATTCCATTGCATTTCCGTGAAACCAACATTCGCTTAACAACCAGTGTAGGCGTCGCCGTTTTTCCCGAACACGGTGAAACAGCTGAAGACTTGATTGCTCATGCGGATACTGCAATGTATCAAGCTAAGAATCAGGGTAAAAATACTTGGGCTATCTATGATCCTCAGCGCGATTCCTCGGAAGCCATGATAAATCAAATGACTTGGTACAGTCGGATTACCCAAGCGCTGGAACAAAATCTTTTTATAATTCATTTCCAAGGAGTTTACGAAACTACTCAAAACACTCTAACCCACTTGGAGATACTTATCAGAATGCGCGATGTGAATGAACCGGAGCATTTGATTATGCCAGGTCAGTTTATTCCTATAGCAGAAAAGAATGGACAGATTGTTAATATTGATCGCTGGGTAATCAAGCGCAGCATCGAGCTGCTGAGTGAAAACCCAGTAATGCCAGCTGTTGCAATCAATATTTCCGGCAAGACTTTCGACGATCCTTCGATTCCGCAGTATATCCGCAGCTTGTTAAGCGAACGGCACGTGGATCCAGCGCGTCTTATCATTGAACTGACTGAAACGGCGGCGGTGTCGGACATACAAGATGCACAGCGCTTTATCGAAGCGATTCATCG encodes the following:
- a CDS encoding EAL domain-containing protein — encoded protein: MEHEQYIKKSLPPHAMRILLLASFYFTGGYAGLCVPYVSSSITLFWPPSGIALAALLLWGVSCWPGVFAGALVTNLLIGDDLTPPVAMAIALGNTTGPILGAILLKEVMGFKNNFLRGRDVTIFLLIGPGCMLLTASIGVSALYTGGILSFDLLSRAWIGWWLGDTVGVLVFTPLLLFLLNDWRTRILQRSQSKREFISVLVSCICLTWLIFDGIPIINQLMLPLTFLVFPPLIWAGLRLSALETFVVVLAIASIAIIGTAEGVGPFSREDFQLSQLILCTFIATITFIAFMMIGIQANQRKVKRQLHTSESRLRLALEAANQGLYDLNVRTGKAIVSPEYARMLGYNPQSFIETSDNWFNRIYPGDRRTVCQIYSKYISGLRKDYQVEFRQLTQQGKWKWILSLGKVIEWDSHGRPARMLGTHTDISDRKTKELALQQSEEELRVSERHQRELRVLAEREQSRMDALLSAMSIGILFEDNQQRVEYVNPAFLRMWGISEHENLLNKPTSTILECSRERLTFDHASKHMLNVPDTQEISKPIELELSNGQTLTQLSYPVADIEGQVIGRLWLYENITLERQTAQQLLYLAERDPLTGLYNRHRFQEELNNLIASSFRNQQKFALLYFDLDDFKYINDTFGHRAGDTVLIRAVGVISSIIRHIEVFARLGGDEFAILSHLQSDDDLDSLPSRIVTSVSSIPLHFRETNIRLTTSVGVAVFPEHGETAEDLIAHADTAMYQAKNQGKNTWAIYDPQRDSSEAMINQMTWYSRITQALEQNLFIIHFQGVYETTQNTLTHLEILIRMRDVNEPEHLIMPGQFIPIAEKNGQIVNIDRWVIKRSIELLSENPVMPAVAINISGKTFDDPSIPQYIRSLLSERHVDPARLIIELTETAAVSDIQDAQRFIEAIHRTGCSVCLDDFGSGFSTFGYLKYLGVEILKIDGLFIRDLPNNYDNQIFVKAMVEVARGLGKLTVAEFVEDAATLSMVKNLGIDLAQGYYLGRPGAEIPIKPENKNFTHD